The Changchengzhania lutea genomic sequence TAAAAAGAATAAGATTCGACATATTCCAGTTGTAACGAATCAAGTCATAATTGGAATGCTTAGTTATACCGATTTATTGCGTCTAAGTTTTGCTGATGTCACAGATGACTTGGATGATGAAAAAGGGGTGTTGATATATAACATGTTCACGATAGACCAGGTTATGAAGAAAAAAATAGAGTCCGTGTCTTCTTCAAATTCAATAAAGGAAGTGGCTGAAATTTTAGCCGGTAAAGAGTTTCATGCATTGCCCGTAGTAGATAATAATAAGCTTGTTGGAATTGTGACCACAACAGATTTGATACGTTATCTACTAAAACAATTTTAATATCAAGTGTGGTGTGTTATGTTTTTCTGAATATTACAATCGGATAGTTTTTAAAAACCATAAACAAAACCTCTCAGTT encodes the following:
- a CDS encoding CBS domain-containing protein — translated: MIRKAPVSMIMTENVITLNRGDSLEKAEQLFKKNKIRHIPVVTNQVIIGMLSYTDLLRLSFADVTDDLDDEKGVLIYNMFTIDQVMKKKIESVSSSNSIKEVAEILAGKEFHALPVVDNNKLVGIVTTTDLIRYLLKQF